A single genomic interval of halophilic archaeon DL31 harbors:
- a CDS encoding hypothetical protein (KEGG: hla:Hlac_3607 hypothetical protein), which translates to MDFCMPSLTVNVDNDLKDRMEQHPEINWSEVTRQAIQEKIESLEVMDELTSGGELTESDVSEIANKINESARDRVEADLQ; encoded by the coding sequence ATGGATTTCTGTATGCCCAGCCTCACCGTCAATGTCGATAACGACCTCAAAGACCGTATGGAGCAACATCCGGAGATCAACTGGAGTGAGGTCACGCGACAGGCAATCCAGGAGAAAATCGAGTCGCTCGAAGTAATGGACGAGCTTACGTCCGGAGGCGAACTCACCGAGAGCGACGTCTCAGAAATTGCCAATAAGATCAACGAGAGCGCACGCGACCGCGTCGAAGCGGACTTGCAGTAG
- a CDS encoding transcriptional modulator of MazE/toxin, MazF (PFAM: PemK-like protein~KEGG: nmg:Nmag_3399 transcriptional modulator of MazE/toxin, MazF), whose amino-acid sequence MSEETDVRRGDVVIVRLDPAEGHEMKKTRPAVVVQNDVGNNNSTTTIVAPATGTYRGYPFEVLVEADESPFRKDSSVRLDQIRVVSIETRIHSVAGRLDSETMDDVDEALKLSVGLD is encoded by the coding sequence ATGAGCGAGGAAACAGACGTTCGACGTGGCGATGTAGTCATCGTCCGACTCGACCCCGCCGAGGGACACGAAATGAAGAAGACCCGACCCGCGGTGGTCGTACAGAACGATGTGGGAAACAACAACTCAACGACGACTATCGTCGCGCCAGCGACGGGGACGTATCGAGGGTATCCCTTCGAGGTACTGGTAGAAGCCGACGAGTCGCCGTTCAGGAAGGATTCGTCCGTCCGTCTCGATCAGATTCGCGTCGTGTCCATCGAAACACGGATTCACTCGGTTGCTGGGCGTCTGGATTCGGAGACGATGGACGATGTGGACGAGGCACTCAAACTGAGTGTGGGACTGGACTGA
- a CDS encoding hypothetical protein (KEGG: nmg:Nmag_3400 hypothetical protein) yields the protein MEVDARDLRTNDTDDRGRIYLGTEYANKRVTVAVVEVESDRPDRDELAAAYREAAESAETLAEEWDEASDEVWDGLAE from the coding sequence ATGGAAGTAGACGCGCGCGACCTGCGAACCAACGACACCGACGACCGGGGTCGAATCTACCTTGGAACGGAGTATGCTAACAAGCGTGTGACCGTCGCGGTAGTCGAAGTCGAGTCTGACCGACCCGACCGGGATGAGCTGGCCGCCGCGTACCGAGAAGCAGCTGAGAGCGCCGAAACGCTCGCCGAAGAGTGGGACGAAGCGTCGGATGAGGTGTGGGACGGGTTAGCTGAATGA
- a CDS encoding hypothetical protein (KEGG: hvo:HVO_C0012 hypothetical protein), with protein MSSESKKKRVQFRAPRGLVDRADALAAVFETDRTDILISALREYLRDAAHSDEVKQEIADAYYDDDITFKELKDLVGHEEAANFRLLKAQLTDEFVDEVAEELADS; from the coding sequence ATGAGTTCCGAGTCCAAGAAGAAGCGCGTGCAGTTCCGCGCACCCAGAGGGCTGGTCGACCGGGCGGACGCGCTCGCTGCGGTGTTCGAGACGGACCGGACGGACATCCTCATCTCCGCGCTTCGGGAGTACCTGCGGGATGCCGCGCACTCCGACGAGGTGAAACAGGAGATCGCGGACGCCTACTACGACGACGACATCACGTTCAAGGAGTTGAAGGACCTCGTCGGGCACGAGGAGGCCGCCAACTTCCGACTGCTGAAAGCGCAACTGACCGACGAGTTCGTGGACGAGGTCGCGGAGGAACTGGCCGACTCGTAG
- a CDS encoding hypothetical protein (KEGG: hut:Huta_2459 hypothetical protein), producing MVLIVADTSALVSLGTVADSSPNPLDLLLDSHTVVVPAPVVAELTETASYDDASGRAAQAVLDRQSAFEVRSVELDETFPLDDGENAAVTLANEIDAVQLLCDEFNRLALVHASLAETRLVTTPILLTALVRNEAISPDAADEFLTEMSDARSWSSNSYVERAKATLRQQRDDG from the coding sequence ATGGTTCTGATAGTCGCCGACACATCTGCCCTCGTGAGCCTCGGAACCGTGGCGGACAGCTCACCGAACCCGCTCGACCTCCTCCTCGATTCGCACACCGTGGTCGTTCCAGCGCCGGTCGTCGCAGAACTCACCGAGACGGCATCCTACGACGACGCTTCGGGGAGAGCAGCGCAGGCCGTTCTCGACCGTCAGTCTGCGTTCGAGGTGCGTTCCGTCGAACTGGACGAGACGTTCCCACTGGACGACGGCGAGAACGCGGCGGTCACGCTGGCGAACGAGATCGACGCCGTGCAACTGCTCTGTGACGAGTTCAATCGGCTCGCGCTCGTCCACGCCTCGCTGGCCGAGACCCGTCTCGTGACGACACCCATCCTCCTCACCGCGCTGGTTCGCAACGAGGCAATCTCACCCGACGCTGCCGACGAGTTCCTGACCGAGATGAGTGACGCTCGCAGTTGGTCGTCGAACTCCTACGTCGAGCGTGCGAAGGCCACACTTCGACAGCAACGCGATGACGGATGA
- a CDS encoding nucleotide sugar dehydrogenase (TIGRFAM: Nucleotide sugar dehydrogenase~KEGG: hmu:Hmuk_0085 nucleotide sugar dehydrogenase~PFAM: UDP-glucose/GDP-mannose dehydrogenase, N-terminal; UDP-glucose/GDP-mannose dehydrogenase, dimerisation; UDP-glucose/GDP-mannose dehydrogenase, C-terminal) — protein sequence MTETGPHICVHGLGYVGLPTAAVLANSGYEVYGFDADPAYRSDLMEESLDIEEPDLDRFVTRALEDGLSIVSQPREAEFHIICVPTPYDRDADRTNLAYVEKAGEAVAEQLRKDDTVILSSTVPPGTTAGRLRDVIERSGLSVSEDVTLGYSPETVLPGNTLTELRENDRIVGTVGGQPTDRLVALYKSFVSGDIRTADATTAEFVKLIQNAYRDTNIAFANETAKLAHEFDIDSREAIAMANKHPRVEILRPGPGVGGHCIPIDPLFLNHGNNIPMVIETARRVNDGMPEFVIELLSAALGDLERTRVALLGVAYKGGVSDVRETPSFVIAEKLLENGVEELRLTDPYVADDDIEYELTSLEESLEGADVAVLVTDHPEYGALSPEMFADRMQGVVIVDTRAMLDQDRWETHGFDVYQL from the coding sequence ATGACTGAGACAGGACCACACATCTGTGTTCACGGACTCGGATACGTTGGTCTCCCCACGGCGGCAGTCCTTGCGAACTCTGGCTACGAAGTGTATGGGTTCGATGCCGACCCTGCGTACCGGTCCGACCTCATGGAAGAGTCGCTAGACATCGAGGAGCCGGATCTCGACCGGTTCGTGACGCGAGCTCTCGAGGATGGACTGAGTATCGTTTCACAACCACGAGAGGCGGAGTTTCACATCATCTGCGTTCCGACACCCTACGACAGAGACGCCGACCGGACGAACCTCGCCTACGTCGAGAAAGCAGGTGAGGCGGTCGCAGAGCAGCTTCGTAAGGATGATACGGTGATCCTCTCATCGACGGTCCCACCTGGAACGACTGCTGGCCGGTTACGGGACGTAATCGAACGGTCCGGACTCTCCGTGAGCGAGGATGTTACTCTTGGATATAGTCCGGAAACGGTACTCCCCGGAAATACTCTGACGGAACTCCGGGAGAACGATCGTATCGTCGGTACGGTCGGGGGACAACCGACCGATCGGCTCGTCGCGCTGTACAAGTCGTTCGTCTCCGGTGACATTAGGACGGCCGACGCCACGACGGCAGAGTTTGTAAAACTGATCCAGAACGCCTATCGGGACACGAACATCGCGTTTGCGAATGAGACCGCAAAGCTCGCTCACGAGTTCGATATCGACTCACGGGAGGCGATTGCGATGGCCAACAAACACCCGCGGGTGGAGATCTTGCGTCCGGGTCCGGGTGTCGGTGGCCACTGTATCCCGATCGATCCGTTGTTTTTGAACCACGGCAACAACATCCCGATGGTAATCGAAACGGCTCGCCGGGTCAACGATGGGATGCCGGAGTTCGTGATCGAGTTGCTCTCAGCGGCGCTCGGTGACTTGGAGAGAACGAGGGTGGCGTTACTCGGTGTCGCTTACAAAGGGGGCGTGTCGGACGTTCGAGAAACTCCATCGTTCGTGATCGCCGAGAAGTTGTTGGAGAACGGTGTTGAGGAACTTCGATTGACGGATCCATACGTTGCTGATGACGATATTGAGTACGAACTGACATCGTTAGAGGAGAGTCTTGAAGGGGCCGATGTCGCCGTGCTCGTGACAGATCACCCCGAATACGGGGCGCTCTCACCTGAGATGTTTGCAGACCGGATGCAAGGCGTGGTGATTGTGGATACGCGAGCCATGTTGGACCAAGATCGGTGGGAAACTCATGGATTTGACGTCTATCAACTATAG
- a CDS encoding UDP-N-acetylglucosamine 2-epimerase (TIGRFAM: UDP-N-acetylglucosamine 2-epimerase~KEGG: hmu:Hmuk_0086 UDP-N-acetylglucosamine 2-epimerase~PFAM: UDP-N-acetylglucosamine 2-epimerase), which yields MSSTLSFVLGTRPEIIKLSPVIRACQRRDVSFSIVHTGQHYSEELDSVFFEQLDLPTPDYNLAVGSSSHGEQTGEMIAEIEAVLESDRPEVVIVQGDTNSVLAGTIAATKMAGIDVGHVEAGLRSFDRDMPEEINRRMADHAADYLFAPTKTSRDLLCQEGLPDEWITVTGNTIVDAVQQNVEIAHERSHILAELDLDEQFALLTAHRAENVDDRERLERLLDSVSTAAAEHDFSVIYPVHPHAEKRISEFGIEVPDIIQLVEPQDFLNFLVLEDEAEIIFTDSGGVQEESCILRTPCVTLRDSTERPETVDVGANKIVGVNLEAVVEGVREMIVREQNWENPFGDGRAADRILDTLEYE from the coding sequence ATGTCCTCTACGCTCAGTTTTGTCTTGGGAACAAGACCGGAGATCATCAAGCTCTCTCCAGTCATCCGCGCCTGCCAACGACGAGATGTGTCTTTCTCGATCGTCCATACGGGCCAGCACTATTCGGAGGAGCTTGATTCGGTGTTCTTCGAGCAACTTGATCTCCCGACACCCGACTACAACCTGGCGGTCGGGTCGAGTAGCCACGGGGAACAGACTGGAGAGATGATCGCCGAAATCGAAGCCGTCCTAGAGTCCGACCGCCCCGAGGTCGTCATTGTCCAAGGCGACACCAACTCGGTCCTCGCCGGGACGATCGCGGCCACGAAGATGGCGGGAATCGATGTCGGACACGTGGAGGCGGGCCTCCGGAGCTTCGATCGGGATATGCCCGAAGAAATCAACCGGCGGATGGCTGATCACGCTGCCGATTACCTGTTTGCACCCACGAAAACCTCACGGGATCTGTTGTGCCAGGAGGGACTCCCTGACGAGTGGATCACCGTCACCGGAAACACGATCGTTGATGCGGTCCAACAGAATGTCGAGATCGCTCACGAGAGGAGTCATATCCTGGCGGAGCTGGACCTCGACGAACAGTTCGCACTTTTGACAGCTCACAGGGCGGAGAACGTTGACGACAGGGAACGGCTCGAGAGATTGCTCGATAGTGTCTCAACGGCGGCCGCCGAGCACGATTTCTCAGTCATCTATCCGGTTCATCCTCACGCGGAAAAGCGGATTTCTGAATTCGGGATCGAAGTCCCGGATATCATTCAGTTGGTGGAGCCTCAGGACTTCTTGAATTTCCTCGTGTTGGAAGACGAGGCTGAGATCATATTTACCGACTCGGGAGGCGTTCAAGAAGAGAGTTGCATCCTCCGAACACCCTGTGTCACGCTGCGAGATAGCACGGAGCGTCCTGAAACCGTCGATGTCGGAGCGAATAAGATCGTGGGTGTGAATCTAGAAGCTGTCGTCGAAGGCGTCCGCGAAATGATTGTGAGAGAACAAAACTGGGAGAACCCCTTCGGGGACGGAAGGGCGGCAGACCGGATCCTCGATACACTCGAGTACGAATGA
- a CDS encoding N-acetylneuraminate synthase (KEGG: bja:blr5971 polysaccharide biosynthesis related protein~PFAM: N-acetylneuraminic acid synthase, N-terminal; SAF domain; Xylose isomerase, TIM barrel domain) — MTRELAMGDRSIGDDHPTYVIAEAGVNHNGSLQRAKRLVDIAEEAGADAVKFQKRKLRDTYLDSVVDNPSRSEMGVEYTLSNLKQVTLTDGQFRELAAYMRKSDVRFLCSPWDEDSVSFLEELDLPAYKVGSPDMTNFVLLERLIETGKPLLVSTGMSEPDEIRRTVEFLDDHDAEFALLHCRSTYPAPYHNLNLSYIDELRDQYDVPVGYSGHERGIAVTTAAVAIGAAVVERHFTVSRDLDGPDHAASLEPGGLEKQVRDIRNVEASMGEPLRYLTRGEYNNRRSLGKCLVAAEPIRAGETIAREDVTAKSPAKGISPQELYTVIGSDATRDVSPETPIQWEDVREADHDTYRIDLDRWGVVVRFSDIDDHDWGDPDVFEFRVNGADKDATFELEEYDKGLGVHAPEQVGHDLVDPSASDPTTRGAAVEVIQDVIDLTREELTPRFRTEEPPIVVHPGGVTRDHMQLDSVPERNEALERSLEELDTDGVQLLMENMPPLPWIYGGQQYHNNFMAADEIAAFCERNDMKICYDTSHAKLWCNYADVDLADHARALRPYTAYLHVADAIGVDGEGIQIGDGEIDFERVLEPFADFDGPVITEIWRGHERRGEGFKMGAERLSEFL, encoded by the coding sequence ATGACACGAGAGCTCGCTATGGGCGATCGATCCATTGGGGACGATCATCCCACATACGTGATCGCCGAAGCGGGAGTCAACCACAACGGCAGCCTGCAACGCGCCAAACGACTCGTCGATATCGCCGAGGAGGCCGGTGCCGACGCCGTCAAGTTCCAGAAGCGAAAGCTCCGCGATACGTACCTCGACTCAGTCGTCGACAACCCGAGCCGATCGGAGATGGGTGTCGAGTACACGCTCTCGAACCTCAAGCAGGTGACACTCACGGACGGCCAGTTCCGCGAGTTGGCCGCATACATGCGCAAGTCCGACGTTCGGTTCCTCTGTTCCCCGTGGGACGAGGACAGCGTCTCGTTCCTCGAGGAACTCGATCTTCCGGCCTACAAGGTGGGATCGCCCGACATGACGAACTTCGTGCTCCTCGAACGACTCATCGAGACGGGGAAGCCGCTGCTCGTCTCCACCGGGATGTCGGAACCCGACGAAATCCGTCGCACCGTCGAGTTCCTCGACGACCACGACGCGGAGTTCGCGTTGTTACACTGCCGAAGCACGTATCCTGCCCCGTACCACAACCTCAATCTCTCGTACATCGACGAGTTACGCGACCAGTACGACGTTCCCGTCGGCTACTCGGGACACGAACGCGGGATCGCCGTCACGACGGCCGCGGTGGCAATCGGCGCGGCCGTCGTGGAACGTCACTTCACAGTCTCCCGCGACCTCGACGGCCCAGACCACGCCGCCAGTCTCGAACCCGGCGGGCTCGAAAAACAGGTCCGCGACATCCGAAACGTGGAAGCGAGCATGGGTGAACCCCTTCGGTACCTGACTCGCGGGGAGTACAACAACCGCCGCTCCCTTGGGAAGTGTCTCGTCGCGGCCGAGCCCATTCGAGCGGGCGAGACGATCGCCCGCGAGGACGTGACGGCCAAGAGCCCCGCGAAGGGGATCTCACCCCAGGAACTGTACACCGTCATCGGAAGCGACGCGACGCGCGACGTCTCCCCCGAGACGCCGATCCAATGGGAGGACGTCCGCGAGGCCGATCACGACACGTACCGCATCGACCTCGACCGATGGGGGGTCGTCGTCCGTTTCTCCGACATCGACGACCACGACTGGGGCGACCCGGACGTCTTCGAGTTCCGAGTCAACGGCGCCGACAAGGACGCGACGTTCGAACTCGAAGAGTACGACAAGGGTCTCGGCGTCCACGCCCCCGAGCAGGTCGGCCACGACCTCGTCGATCCGAGCGCGTCCGATCCGACGACCCGTGGAGCCGCAGTCGAGGTGATCCAGGACGTGATCGATCTGACTCGCGAGGAACTCACTCCCCGATTCAGGACGGAAGAGCCGCCGATCGTCGTCCACCCTGGCGGCGTCACCCGGGATCACATGCAGCTCGACTCGGTCCCGGAACGCAACGAAGCCCTCGAACGGAGCCTTGAGGAGTTGGACACCGACGGCGTCCAGCTCCTCATGGAGAACATGCCGCCGCTCCCGTGGATATACGGGGGCCAACAGTACCACAACAACTTCATGGCGGCCGACGAGATCGCTGCATTCTGCGAGCGCAACGACATGAAGATCTGTTATGACACCTCCCACGCGAAGCTTTGGTGTAACTACGCCGACGTCGACCTCGCGGACCACGCCCGGGCCCTCCGACCATACACCGCCTACCTCCACGTCGCCGACGCGATCGGCGTCGACGGCGAGGGGATCCAGATCGGGGACGGTGAGATCGACTTCGAGCGCGTCCTCGAACCGTTTGCCGACTTCGACGGGCCGGTCATTACGGAGATCTGGCGGGGACACGAACGGCGCGGCGAGGGGTTCAAGATGGGAGCCGAGCGGCTCTCGGAGTTCCTGTGA
- a CDS encoding hypothetical protein (KEGG: nmg:Nmag_0923 hypothetical protein), whose product MSFRTVGAPVSFESLRAIGEQGVHRAIRGEGAVTRVTAPIYWTVAPRYHRLQYSTDFDDDPAAADPFELHRIDPARIRRFTRRSYPPWRGRKRLFGTVMGGEWDTRPHTDAPSDGGPPEDLFYAERIEDGLLYRAIDARFRRGVPWRETQFVERAIEYLEAGRERVWHDCSTPADVLGRCDRLTEIYRSMEHNGCLSYRERTPIRERDVGFLGSLGKEIAVDIGRDGELLLVSGKHRFCLSRALGLTEIPVCVLVRHRNWMGTRRDVRDAETPEAIVPDLLDHPDLADLLDES is encoded by the coding sequence GTGTCATTCCGGACCGTTGGTGCCCCGGTGAGTTTCGAGAGCCTTCGGGCGATCGGTGAACAAGGGGTCCACAGAGCTATCCGCGGCGAGGGTGCGGTGACCCGCGTGACGGCACCGATCTACTGGACCGTAGCACCTCGCTATCACCGTCTACAGTATTCGACCGATTTCGACGACGACCCTGCAGCCGCCGACCCGTTCGAACTTCACCGAATAGACCCCGCCCGTATCCGCCGGTTCACGCGCCGATCATACCCGCCGTGGCGGGGGAGGAAGCGGCTGTTCGGGACAGTCATGGGCGGCGAGTGGGACACGCGCCCGCACACGGACGCCCCGTCCGACGGAGGACCGCCGGAGGACCTCTTTTACGCCGAGCGGATCGAGGACGGCCTGTTGTATCGCGCGATAGACGCCCGTTTTCGCCGGGGGGTGCCGTGGCGGGAGACCCAGTTCGTCGAACGAGCCATCGAATATCTCGAAGCGGGCCGCGAGCGCGTCTGGCACGACTGCTCGACGCCCGCCGACGTCCTCGGCCGATGCGATCGACTGACCGAGATCTACCGGAGCATGGAACACAACGGGTGTCTGAGCTATCGCGAACGAACGCCGATCCGGGAGCGCGACGTCGGTTTCCTGGGGAGCCTCGGAAAGGAAATCGCCGTCGATATCGGACGGGACGGCGAACTACTGTTGGTGAGCGGGAAACACCGGTTCTGTCTGTCCCGTGCCCTCGGTCTAACGGAGATTCCGGTCTGTGTCCTGGTCCGCCATCGGAACTGGATGGGGACACGCCGGGACGTGCGCGACGCTGAAACCCCCGAAGCGATCGTCCCGGACCTGCTCGACCATCCGGACCTCGCGGACCTGTTGGACGAGTCCTGA
- a CDS encoding hypothetical protein (KEGG: htu:Htur_2950 hypothetical protein), translating to MVSKASRSVEVLREEGPRALVSKGGNHCVSRGDAWLSAVIQRANRLRYGLSGKLTRIMDEDWDDLILLDACRYDQFERLNRITGDLESRISLGSATPEFLAENFRGERHHDTVYVTANPMYRTVDLDGTFHDVVDVWETDWDETRNTVQPSAMAEAALEAHESFPNKRLLVHFMQPHYPFIGETGRRIEHSGYERTYRKVTTGDASRDAPMVWQRLKRGELDLQTVRTAYDENLELVFPAVERLTSAFDGRTVITSDHGNFLGERITPIGGPMYGHPKHVYVDELRRVPWLVLEGNHRKRLESEPPQGSTDEVSSVVESRLAELGYTDR from the coding sequence ATGGTATCGAAAGCGTCCCGAAGCGTCGAAGTGCTTCGCGAGGAAGGACCAAGAGCACTCGTCAGTAAGGGGGGTAACCACTGTGTGAGCAGGGGCGACGCGTGGTTGAGCGCAGTAATACAGCGGGCGAATCGGCTCCGATACGGCCTCTCGGGGAAGCTGACTCGGATCATGGACGAGGACTGGGACGACCTGATCCTGCTCGACGCCTGTCGATACGATCAGTTCGAACGACTGAACAGGATCACGGGGGACCTGGAGAGCCGCATCAGCCTGGGCTCGGCCACGCCGGAGTTCCTCGCGGAGAACTTCCGCGGCGAACGCCACCACGACACGGTGTACGTCACGGCGAACCCGATGTACCGAACCGTGGACCTCGACGGGACCTTCCACGACGTCGTCGACGTGTGGGAGACAGATTGGGACGAGACACGCAACACGGTGCAGCCGTCGGCGATGGCGGAGGCGGCGCTCGAAGCCCACGAATCCTTCCCGAACAAGCGTCTCCTCGTCCATTTCATGCAGCCACACTACCCCTTTATCGGCGAAACCGGGCGCCGTATCGAACACTCAGGATACGAACGGACCTATCGAAAAGTGACGACGGGGGACGCCTCGCGCGATGCCCCGATGGTCTGGCAGCGGTTGAAGCGGGGGGAACTCGATCTACAAACCGTCCGGACGGCATACGACGAAAACCTCGAACTCGTGTTTCCGGCGGTCGAACGTCTCACCTCCGCGTTCGACGGTCGAACGGTGATCACCTCCGATCACGGAAACTTCCTCGGTGAACGTATCACCCCGATCGGCGGTCCCATGTACGGCCATCCGAAACACGTGTACGTCGACGAACTCCGTCGAGTCCCGTGGTTGGTCCTCGAAGGGAACCATCGCAAGCGGCTGGAGAGCGAACCGCCGCAAGGCAGCACAGACGAGGTGTCCTCGGTCGTCGAAAGCCGCCTCGCGGAGCTGGGGTATACCGACCGATGA
- a CDS encoding hemolytic protein HlpA-like protein (KEGG: tel:tlr2386 hemolytic protein HlpA-like protein): MSGNPPDAETDGRTDTRTLSVPVAFFVFNRPDTTKRVFEQIRAAEPPELFVVADGPREAHPDDVENCAAVREIIDGVDWECAVHRRFREENVGLPEAVYTGLDWVFEQVPEAIILEDDTVPNADFFRFCETMLDRYHGDTRVMMVNGTNRLETWRDHRQTHHFVTWQDVWGWATWRDAWDEYDPDIEAWGDPEVRDRIRDHVADEERANYHSNLFDSLYEGGVTGWSRAWRFAMFRNGGLSVMPSRNLVTNVGFDERGHYTTNPDSPLAGLPRRELPGPVAERSTVVPDREYERLCFERFRRTPPVNRYLSLIPNPVFDIVPRRLKNAVAERIR, from the coding sequence ATGAGCGGAAACCCGCCAGACGCCGAAACCGATGGACGAACCGATACGCGGACTCTTTCGGTCCCGGTCGCGTTCTTCGTGTTCAACCGCCCGGACACGACGAAACGCGTCTTCGAGCAGATACGTGCCGCGGAACCCCCGGAGCTGTTTGTCGTCGCTGACGGTCCACGCGAGGCCCATCCCGACGACGTCGAGAACTGCGCGGCGGTCAGGGAGATAATCGACGGCGTCGACTGGGAGTGTGCGGTCCACCGTCGTTTCCGTGAGGAGAACGTGGGGTTGCCCGAGGCGGTGTACACCGGGCTTGACTGGGTGTTCGAACAGGTCCCCGAGGCGATCATCCTCGAGGACGACACCGTCCCGAACGCGGACTTCTTCCGGTTCTGTGAGACGATGCTCGACCGCTACCACGGCGACACCCGAGTGATGATGGTCAACGGCACGAACCGACTTGAGACGTGGCGAGACCACCGGCAGACGCACCACTTCGTGACGTGGCAGGACGTCTGGGGCTGGGCAACATGGCGGGACGCCTGGGACGAGTACGACCCCGACATCGAGGCGTGGGGTGACCCCGAGGTCCGCGACCGGATCCGCGACCACGTCGCCGACGAGGAGCGGGCCAACTACCACAGCAACCTGTTCGACTCGCTGTACGAGGGCGGGGTGACGGGGTGGAGCCGAGCGTGGCGGTTTGCAATGTTCCGGAACGGCGGCCTCTCCGTGATGCCGTCGCGGAACCTCGTGACGAACGTCGGATTCGACGAACGGGGGCACTACACGACGAACCCCGACTCCCCGCTCGCGGGGCTCCCGAGGCGGGAGCTCCCCGGACCGGTCGCGGAACGATCGACCGTGGTCCCCGACCGGGAGTACGAACGTCTCTGTTTCGAGCGGTTCCGACGAACGCCGCCGGTGAACCGGTACCTCTCGTTGATCCCGAACCCCGTGTTCGATATCGTCCCGCGGCGACTCAAAAACGCGGTCGCCGAGCGGATCCGATGA
- a CDS encoding methyltransferase FkbM (KEGG: ava:Ava_1042 methyltransferase FkbM), whose protein sequence is MTGGANLTPVVLLAYNRPDTTARVVERILDADPPELFVVADGPRNDPADRRRCAATRETILDAEWDCPVHTLFREENVGLPEAVYTGLDWVFEQVPEAIILEDDTVPSTDFFRYCGTLLDRYRETDRVMMINGTNRLGTWKADHQDYHFVTYQGVWGWATWRDAWDRYDPEMRAWEDTAVRDRIRETIDDDERFEYYEHRFQRSYDGASPAWSRMWRFALLANDGLAAVPSRNLVSNVGFDDRAVHTTDPDSPLADLPQGELRFPLDPPDALAPDREYERTGFEQFRRPSYATRLARRFTPRSVRTRVPTSIRNRLRSFVE, encoded by the coding sequence ATGACTGGGGGGGCGAACTTGACGCCCGTCGTCCTCCTCGCGTACAACCGGCCGGACACGACCGCTCGGGTCGTCGAGCGGATCCTCGACGCGGATCCTCCGGAACTGTTCGTCGTTGCCGACGGCCCGCGCAACGACCCGGCCGACCGACGCCGCTGTGCCGCGACCCGCGAGACGATTCTCGACGCGGAGTGGGACTGTCCAGTTCACACGCTCTTCCGCGAGGAGAACGTGGGGTTGCCCGAGGCGGTGTACACCGGGCTCGACTGGGTGTTCGAACAGGTCCCCGAGGCGATCATCCTTGAGGACGACACCGTCCCGAGTACTGACTTTTTCCGGTACTGCGGAACGCTCCTCGACCGATACCGGGAGACCGACCGGGTGATGATGATCAACGGAACGAACCGCCTCGGGACGTGGAAGGCAGATCACCAGGACTACCACTTCGTGACCTATCAGGGCGTGTGGGGGTGGGCGACCTGGCGGGACGCGTGGGACCGGTACGACCCGGAGATGCGCGCGTGGGAGGATACGGCGGTCCGCGACCGGATCCGGGAGACGATCGACGACGACGAGCGGTTCGAATACTACGAACATCGGTTCCAGCGGAGCTACGACGGCGCCTCTCCCGCGTGGAGCCGCATGTGGCGGTTCGCGCTGCTCGCGAACGACGGACTGGCCGCGGTTCCCTCCCGGAACCTCGTCTCGAACGTCGGCTTCGACGACCGGGCGGTCCACACGACTGACCCCGACTCCCCGCTCGCGGACCTCCCGCAGGGGGAACTCCGGTTCCCGCTCGACCCGCCGGACGCGCTCGCGCCGGATCGCGAGTACGAGCGGACCGGTTTCGAACAGTTCCGACGGCCGAGCTACGCGACGCGGCTCGCGCGCCGGTTCACGCCCCGGTCGGTACGGACGCGCGTTCCCACGTCGATCCGGAACCGCCTCCGGTCGTTCGTCGAGTAG